The Candidatus Flexicrinis affinis genome has a segment encoding these proteins:
- a CDS encoding ThiF family adenylyltransferase: MKAAHHVEVVFTGEQYEWLHAHLFQPNDDEQAAYAFASPAKGPDRLKLLVHHILPLERTDFDIQNGGYLQVSAETARNLVSYTLDSPFSLIEIHSHPFARERVGFSGIDTAEAKPRFDWFAQRTPANFHHVMLVFGTDSADGMIYERSDKSMRQIGGVTILGHPFKRFAIGEQRGARDRRRDPYLARMIRQTQAFGDEGQALIAGARVGIVGLGGMGSAVAQQLALLGVRDFVLIDADSLETHNLNRFIGGTPRDAARKRAKVDIVADMIRSIDSRARVRTFASTFPTPDSAAALKSVDVMFGCVDTHGSRLLLNTFSVQYMLPYIDLGVGINADDSGTITESGGQYRVVMPGGFCLDCVRAIDPIAAGQDLLADDQRKLHQSRGYIPTEDIAAPAVVFLNQTLASLAVGEFLNLFTAYRKPQRLTYYYLHDQSMRSLHMDDRRSDCATCMPTGRLARGDLEPVLGGEPAKPITLSTLPSPTHGRSDPA; the protein is encoded by the coding sequence GTGAAGGCAGCGCATCACGTCGAAGTCGTGTTCACGGGCGAGCAGTACGAGTGGCTGCACGCGCACCTCTTTCAGCCCAACGACGACGAGCAAGCCGCGTACGCGTTTGCCTCGCCCGCAAAAGGTCCCGACCGGCTCAAGCTGCTGGTGCATCACATCCTTCCATTAGAGCGCACCGACTTCGACATCCAGAACGGCGGCTACCTGCAGGTGAGCGCGGAGACTGCGCGCAATCTGGTGTCGTATACGCTCGATTCGCCCTTCAGCCTGATTGAAATCCACTCGCACCCGTTCGCGCGTGAGCGGGTGGGGTTTAGCGGCATAGACACGGCCGAGGCCAAGCCGCGATTCGACTGGTTCGCGCAGCGCACGCCCGCCAACTTTCATCACGTCATGCTTGTGTTCGGCACCGACAGCGCAGACGGCATGATCTACGAGCGCAGCGACAAGTCGATGCGCCAGATCGGCGGCGTGACGATTCTCGGACATCCGTTCAAGCGGTTCGCCATCGGCGAGCAGCGCGGCGCGCGCGACCGCCGGCGCGACCCGTATTTGGCCCGCATGATCCGGCAGACTCAAGCCTTCGGGGACGAAGGACAGGCGCTGATCGCCGGGGCGCGCGTCGGCATCGTGGGCCTTGGCGGGATGGGCAGCGCCGTTGCTCAACAGCTTGCGCTCCTCGGCGTGCGCGATTTCGTGCTGATCGACGCCGATTCGCTGGAGACCCACAACCTCAATCGGTTCATTGGCGGCACCCCGCGTGATGCCGCCCGCAAGCGTGCGAAGGTGGACATCGTCGCCGACATGATTCGCTCGATCGACTCGCGCGCTCGCGTGCGCACCTTCGCGTCGACTTTCCCGACCCCTGATTCGGCCGCTGCGCTCAAATCGGTCGACGTGATGTTTGGCTGTGTCGATACGCACGGGAGCCGTCTGCTCCTGAACACGTTCTCGGTGCAGTACATGCTGCCGTATATCGACCTCGGCGTCGGGATCAATGCGGACGACAGCGGGACGATCACCGAATCCGGCGGCCAATACCGGGTCGTCATGCCGGGCGGTTTTTGTCTCGACTGCGTGCGCGCGATCGACCCGATCGCGGCGGGGCAGGACTTGCTGGCCGACGATCAACGCAAGCTGCACCAGTCGCGCGGGTACATCCCGACCGAGGACATCGCTGCGCCGGCCGTCGTGTTCCTCAATCAAACGCTGGCGTCGCTGGCGGTCGGCGAGTTCTTGAACCTGTTTACCGCATATCGCAAGCCGCAGCGGTTGACCTACTACTACTTGCACGATCAGTCGATGCGGTCGCTGCACATGGACGATCGGCGGAGCGATTGTGCGACGTGCATGCCCACCGGGCGGCTTGCCCGCGGCGACCTCGAACCGGTGCTGGGCGGGGAACCTGCCAAGCCGATCACGCTGTCCACGCTGCCGAGTCCGACCCATGGCCGATCCGATCCCGCGTAA
- the solA gene encoding N-methyl-L-tryptophan oxidase, which yields MTYDVIVLGAGGAGSAAAYYLARRGQRVLLLEQFTIDHPYGSSFGNSRIIRYMYDHPTYVEMAKAAYPLWYALQDEAGERLLHEVGGLDFGRRGAPTLEATLSAVEQFGIEVEHLTPAEGMRRYPQFRFDDDMTVLYQRDYGLLNASACVKSHVRLAARHGAVVTDNAPVSRIDLRAGGVEVVTPHGTHAAERLIVTAGAWTAPLLAPLGVDLPLRVERVQYVFFQAPNPADYRPGRYPIFISHLYESYEHVPYSIPDYDGAGVKLAFHGGETVASADDVVRVPDADAADKLRPFLRDVLPDLADAPARETHICLYSMTPDHHFVIDRHPVHENVLFASPCSGHGFKFTTLIGKLLADWSIDGKTEHDMSLFTHTRFSAHESVT from the coding sequence ATGACATACGACGTAATCGTGCTTGGCGCAGGCGGCGCCGGCAGCGCGGCGGCATACTACCTTGCCCGGCGCGGCCAGCGTGTGCTGCTGCTAGAGCAGTTCACGATTGATCACCCCTACGGCAGCAGCTTCGGCAACAGCCGCATCATCCGCTATATGTACGACCATCCGACGTACGTCGAGATGGCGAAAGCCGCGTATCCGCTGTGGTACGCACTGCAAGACGAGGCAGGCGAACGCCTGCTCCACGAGGTTGGCGGCCTTGACTTTGGCCGGCGCGGTGCGCCAACGCTGGAAGCGACGTTGAGCGCCGTCGAGCAGTTCGGGATCGAAGTCGAGCACTTGACGCCTGCCGAAGGCATGCGGCGATACCCGCAGTTTCGTTTCGATGACGACATGACCGTCCTCTATCAGCGCGATTACGGCCTCCTGAACGCTTCGGCATGCGTCAAGTCACATGTGCGTCTGGCTGCACGGCATGGCGCGGTCGTCACCGACAACGCGCCAGTATCCCGGATCGACCTTCGCGCTGGGGGAGTCGAGGTCGTCACGCCGCACGGAACCCACGCCGCCGAGCGACTGATCGTGACGGCAGGCGCGTGGACGGCCCCACTGCTCGCGCCGCTGGGCGTCGACCTCCCGCTGCGAGTCGAGCGCGTTCAGTACGTGTTCTTCCAAGCGCCGAACCCGGCCGATTACCGCCCGGGCCGGTACCCGATCTTCATTTCGCACCTATACGAGTCGTACGAGCACGTGCCCTACAGCATTCCCGACTACGATGGCGCAGGTGTCAAGCTGGCGTTTCACGGGGGCGAGACCGTCGCAAGCGCGGATGATGTCGTGCGCGTGCCGGATGCCGATGCGGCCGACAAACTGCGCCCGTTCTTGCGCGATGTGCTGCCGGATTTGGCCGACGCACCAGCGCGCGAGACTCACATCTGTCTGTACAGCATGACGCCCGACCACCATTTCGTGATCGACCGGCACCCGGTCCACGAGAACGTGTTGTTTGCCAGCCCGTGCAGCGGTCACGGCTTCAAGTTTACGACACTCATTGGCAAGCTGCTGGCAGACTGGTCGATCGACGGCAAGACCGAGCACGACATGAGTTTATTCACGCATACGCGGTTCTCAGCCCATGAATCTGTTACGTAA
- a CDS encoding prephenate dehydrogenase, with protein sequence MAEVQVAILGLGRVGASIGLALKRYSARAQSKHAFTVTGFSTRPDDAKAAQKRGAVDSIAHQPADAARGKDIVVIALPYAEVKAAYDYFAPELRPGAVVLDFSPLKQEPIKWAEKHLKNDAHMIGMTPLFNPAVLFDPVDTADRASESLFDDGLMLITPSVTSIPEAIELATDFSGLLGSRSQFTDPAEHDVLMAATEVLPNVLGLGYYLALSRATGWGDVQRNTNPTFGAMTHVLYDTHPDDLAAILRDSGPDVVRVLDTVMATLRDLRAALAAQDHNTLEPVIASAAETYEQWYNRRYHWKFDDDKIKSPEPPGIMSALLGGWVGNKLRNRGSSQDDDRS encoded by the coding sequence ATGGCAGAAGTTCAGGTCGCCATCCTCGGTCTCGGGCGCGTTGGCGCGTCGATCGGGTTGGCGCTCAAGCGCTACAGCGCACGTGCGCAATCCAAACACGCGTTCACGGTGACCGGGTTCAGCACCCGGCCCGACGACGCGAAGGCGGCCCAGAAGCGCGGCGCGGTCGACTCGATCGCCCATCAGCCAGCCGACGCGGCACGCGGCAAGGACATCGTCGTGATCGCCCTGCCCTACGCCGAGGTCAAGGCTGCCTACGACTATTTTGCGCCCGAACTGCGGCCCGGAGCTGTCGTCCTGGACTTCTCGCCTCTTAAGCAGGAACCGATTAAATGGGCGGAGAAGCACCTCAAGAACGATGCCCACATGATCGGCATGACGCCGCTGTTCAACCCCGCCGTGCTGTTCGACCCGGTCGACACCGCCGACCGCGCCAGCGAGTCGCTGTTCGATGACGGGCTGATGCTCATTACGCCCAGCGTCACGAGCATCCCCGAGGCAATCGAACTGGCGACCGACTTCAGCGGCCTGCTCGGTTCGCGCTCGCAGTTCACCGATCCGGCCGAACATGATGTTCTGATGGCGGCCACGGAAGTGCTGCCGAATGTGCTTGGTTTGGGCTACTACCTTGCGCTCAGCCGGGCGACGGGCTGGGGCGACGTACAGCGCAACACCAACCCGACCTTCGGCGCCATGACGCACGTGCTGTACGACACGCATCCGGACGACCTTGCGGCCATCCTGCGCGATTCCGGCCCCGATGTCGTGCGCGTCCTCGATACCGTTATGGCGACCCTGCGTGATTTGCGGGCTGCCTTAGCAGCGCAGGACCACAACACGCTTGAGCCGGTGATTGCCTCTGCCGCCGAGACGTACGAGCAGTGGTATAACCGGCGCTATCACTGGAAATTCGACGACGACAAAATCAAGTCACCCGAGCCGCCCGGAATCATGAGCGCGCTGCTCGGCGGATGGGTCGGAAACAAGCTGCGCAACCGTGGCAGCAGTCAGGATGACGACCGGTCATGA
- a CDS encoding response regulator: protein MTTWMIVEDDPNLYELMCEAFERWEIETLLFVEVEEALEWIDLVDQGHNVGELPELAMLDLLFHRVKLGHLVGQRLRASPVLNRLPIVVMSAHRETPTEREMYRRTFQPDDYIRKPLPRWSELKRRLDSIVSKRKRQNSLARVPRVPKA, encoded by the coding sequence ATGACGACGTGGATGATTGTTGAAGACGACCCCAACCTCTACGAGCTCATGTGTGAGGCGTTCGAGCGGTGGGAAATTGAAACGCTGTTGTTCGTTGAGGTCGAAGAAGCGCTAGAGTGGATCGATCTCGTCGATCAGGGCCATAACGTCGGCGAACTGCCCGAACTGGCGATGCTAGACTTGCTGTTTCACCGCGTCAAGCTCGGCCATCTCGTAGGTCAGCGCCTGCGTGCCAGCCCCGTGCTTAACCGACTGCCGATCGTGGTCATGTCGGCGCACCGCGAAACCCCGACCGAGCGCGAGATGTACCGTCGTACGTTCCAGCCAGACGACTACATCCGCAAGCCGCTTCCGCGTTGGAGCGAGCTGAAGCGCCGCCTCGACTCGATCGTCAGCAAGCGCAAGCGGCAGAATTCTCTGGCACGGGTTCCACGCGTTCCGAAGGCCTAA
- a CDS encoding glycosyltransferase family 2 protein, giving the protein MPCFNEVNTVEEVLKRVMAVGLADEVIIVDDGSTDGTRDVLAEIEAQALPGVRVLYHTANKGKGAALVTGFAESTGDVLLIQDADFEYDPRDYPSLLQPIEEGIAKVVYGSRFLGGPRKAMNFWNMVANKSLTLATNILYNAILSDMETCYKCFRAEVVRGMIIRARGFEFEPEVTAKVLKQGIRIYEVPISYNGREWTEGKKIKWHDAPKALWTLLKYRFVN; this is encoded by the coding sequence ATCCCGTGCTTCAACGAGGTCAACACCGTCGAGGAAGTGCTCAAGCGCGTGATGGCCGTAGGGCTGGCCGACGAGGTCATCATCGTCGATGACGGTTCGACCGATGGCACGCGCGACGTGTTGGCTGAGATCGAAGCGCAGGCACTACCGGGGGTGCGCGTGCTGTATCACACCGCGAACAAGGGCAAGGGCGCCGCACTCGTGACCGGCTTCGCGGAATCCACGGGCGATGTGCTGCTGATTCAGGACGCCGACTTTGAATATGATCCGCGCGACTATCCCTCGCTATTGCAGCCGATCGAAGAAGGGATCGCCAAAGTCGTGTACGGCTCGCGGTTCCTCGGCGGGCCGCGCAAGGCGATGAACTTTTGGAACATGGTCGCCAACAAATCGCTCACGCTCGCGACGAACATCCTCTACAACGCGATTTTGAGCGACATGGAGACGTGCTACAAGTGCTTTCGCGCCGAGGTCGTGCGCGGGATGATCATTCGCGCGCGCGGTTTCGAGTTCGAGCCGGAAGTGACGGCGAAAGTGCTCAAGCAGGGCATCCGCATCTACGAAGTGCCGATCAGCTATAACGGCCGCGAGTGGACCGAAGGCAAGAAGATCAAGTGGCACGACGCGCCGAAGGCGCTCTGGACCCTCCTGAAGTACCGCTTCGTCAACTAG
- a CDS encoding thioredoxin domain-containing protein: MSSQKKKTSASASASARTRTELRQREREKQARNQRIRIIAIIAAAVVVLAGAVLVLTRTPADAPIPETAANFADLDQLNTEKGYPRVGSIEGVRVSLFSTFGCEECQTFHNDTLPALLDRARAGEISLSFVPLRYGSAIANLNGALRSAICAARQGKFFEYADALYAWSDAYESQAFLDNRLVTGAENLGLDMTLFDECRRSNPETAILNAAQEDAGGRATTLVPPAVAVNDILVESLDIDAINAAIDAAIALRSGATPEPTSDAVAEPTAEPTSEASAEATAAPTTAPTDAPTSEPTAEPTAAPTDEPTAQPTPEPTDGG; encoded by the coding sequence ATGTCCAGCCAAAAGAAGAAGACCTCCGCGAGCGCCAGCGCGTCCGCACGTACCAGAACTGAACTGCGTCAGCGTGAACGCGAGAAGCAGGCGCGCAATCAGCGCATTCGGATCATCGCGATCATCGCCGCTGCGGTCGTGGTGCTGGCCGGCGCGGTCTTGGTCCTTACGCGGACGCCGGCCGACGCGCCGATCCCGGAAACGGCCGCTAACTTTGCCGACCTCGACCAGCTCAATACCGAGAAGGGCTATCCGCGCGTGGGCAGCATCGAGGGCGTACGCGTGTCGCTGTTTAGCACGTTCGGCTGCGAGGAATGCCAGACCTTCCACAACGATACGCTGCCGGCACTGCTCGATCGCGCGCGCGCTGGCGAAATTTCGCTGTCGTTCGTCCCCTTGCGCTACGGGTCGGCGATTGCCAACCTCAACGGCGCGCTGCGGTCCGCGATCTGCGCGGCGCGGCAGGGCAAGTTCTTCGAATACGCCGATGCGCTGTATGCGTGGTCCGATGCCTACGAAAGCCAGGCCTTCCTGGACAACCGCTTGGTCACAGGCGCGGAGAACCTCGGACTTGACATGACCCTGTTCGACGAGTGTCGCCGATCGAACCCTGAGACCGCAATCTTGAACGCGGCCCAAGAGGATGCCGGCGGGCGCGCAACGACGCTCGTGCCGCCAGCGGTTGCCGTGAACGACATTCTGGTCGAATCGCTCGACATCGACGCGATCAACGCGGCCATCGACGCGGCGATTGCGCTGCGCAGCGGTGCGACACCCGAACCGACGAGTGACGCCGTCGCCGAACCGACGGCTGAACCCACAAGCGAGGCCTCGGCCGAGGCAACAGCCGCGCCGACGACAGCGCCTACGGACGCACCGACGTCTGAGCCGACAGCGGAACCGACAGCTGCGCCTACCGACGAACCGACCGCGCAACCGACGCCGGAACCCACGGACGGCGGCTAA
- a CDS encoding glycosyltransferase family 39 protein: MPGKARWIVLTAALVGAIAVVFAFDLTPWVRGGYGWRWTYDPLSLPAWILPVAAVTAYSIGAALLVRRSAAHALVAWSALGAVVLALAVTAAHEGDAVYGLFARTISKVGTGPFWLSATIDWTGGGWRDWTAVMASAGGHLSNLPPGWAMLYALLSGAGDALPAISQPISDALWPYQCHNFEVLAYSPGQVSAAVFGMLTPLWVGLTAIPLYRLTRRLSDERTARLAVVLWPLTPALAAFAGSMNTVYPLATLWAVGLLAAALAADRESRRLIAACGAGAISGVALFFNFAFAPLPLILGLFALAYGLRVERRAFVAIVRIGIAAGIGFAVPWALFWMTTGLTPLDLIRASFEFHLDLDRPYAFWVVMHAWDWLVWAGVGLIVPAVVSAVGGWRARSGLGALSAALLVGMAIVTLSGTARGETGRVWLVFTPLLIAAGADGLSRVRPRAGHIAIFGAAHATLMLVLTMSISVMGLDVTPPPIPDVMTADRPVDATFVDGADAPFARLTRWDAAPAGDQLAVRLTLDVLKRPQEPYWIGSILVPASGDPIAAEPQQPRNADATIVPVTCWAPGASVTATVVQPLGTASLNGAYLSIALYGAQAGGGPLTVVTEAGEERQVGIGPVQ; this comes from the coding sequence ATGCCGGGTAAGGCACGCTGGATCGTCCTGACGGCCGCGCTGGTCGGTGCGATTGCCGTTGTCTTCGCGTTCGACCTGACGCCGTGGGTGCGCGGAGGTTACGGTTGGCGTTGGACGTACGATCCGCTTTCGCTTCCGGCGTGGATCCTCCCGGTAGCGGCCGTAACGGCGTACAGCATCGGCGCGGCACTCTTAGTCCGCCGGTCCGCAGCGCATGCATTGGTGGCGTGGTCCGCGCTCGGCGCGGTCGTGCTGGCTTTGGCAGTCACAGCGGCGCATGAGGGCGATGCCGTCTACGGGTTGTTTGCCCGCACGATCAGCAAGGTCGGCACCGGCCCGTTCTGGCTGAGCGCGACGATCGACTGGACGGGTGGAGGCTGGCGCGACTGGACGGCGGTAATGGCCTCTGCCGGCGGCCACTTGAGCAACCTGCCGCCCGGATGGGCGATGCTGTACGCACTACTCTCCGGCGCGGGCGACGCACTCCCGGCCATCAGCCAGCCTATCAGCGACGCGCTGTGGCCGTATCAGTGTCACAACTTCGAGGTGTTGGCGTATTCGCCGGGTCAGGTATCGGCCGCCGTATTCGGGATGTTGACGCCGCTTTGGGTTGGCTTGACCGCCATCCCGCTGTATAGACTGACTCGCCGGTTGTCGGACGAACGGACGGCCCGACTTGCGGTTGTTCTGTGGCCCCTAACGCCGGCGCTGGCCGCGTTCGCCGGCAGCATGAATACGGTGTATCCACTGGCGACCCTGTGGGCCGTTGGACTGCTCGCTGCGGCGCTTGCCGCGGACCGCGAGAGCCGCCGACTGATCGCTGCGTGCGGGGCCGGCGCGATCTCTGGGGTCGCGCTGTTCTTCAACTTCGCGTTTGCGCCTCTGCCGCTGATCCTCGGGCTTTTTGCCTTGGCCTACGGGCTGCGCGTCGAACGGCGCGCCTTTGTGGCGATCGTCCGCATCGGCATCGCAGCGGGCATTGGGTTCGCTGTGCCGTGGGCGCTGTTCTGGATGACCACGGGCTTGACGCCGCTCGACCTCATTCGCGCGTCGTTCGAGTTTCACCTCGACCTTGATCGACCATACGCATTCTGGGTCGTCATGCACGCGTGGGACTGGCTCGTGTGGGCAGGCGTCGGATTGATTGTGCCGGCGGTCGTGTCCGCCGTAGGTGGTTGGCGCGCACGCTCGGGACTGGGCGCGTTGAGCGCCGCGCTGTTGGTGGGAATGGCGATCGTGACGTTGAGTGGTACGGCACGCGGCGAGACCGGCCGGGTATGGCTGGTCTTTACGCCGCTGCTGATCGCGGCTGGCGCGGACGGCTTATCCAGAGTGCGGCCGCGCGCGGGGCATATCGCCATATTCGGCGCGGCGCACGCGACACTTATGCTCGTCCTGACCATGTCGATTTCGGTAATGGGGTTGGATGTCACTCCCCCGCCAATTCCCGACGTCATGACGGCCGACCGGCCAGTTGATGCCACGTTTGTGGATGGGGCTGACGCACCGTTCGCGCGACTGACCAGGTGGGACGCGGCACCCGCCGGCGATCAGCTTGCCGTGCGTTTGACGTTGGATGTGCTCAAGCGCCCGCAGGAACCGTATTGGATCGGGTCGATTCTCGTACCCGCATCTGGAGACCCGATCGCCGCCGAACCGCAGCAGCCGCGAAACGCCGACGCCACGATCGTCCCGGTGACGTGTTGGGCACCCGGGGCGAGCGTGACCGCCACGGTTGTGCAGCCTCTCGGCACGGCATCGCTTAACGGCGCGTATCTCAGCATCGCACTCTACGGCGCGCAAGCCGGTGGCGGACCCTTAACGGTCGTCACGGAGGCCGGCGAGGAGCGTCAGGTCGGCATAGGTCCAGTCCAGTGA
- the nusB gene encoding transcription antitermination factor NusB produces the protein MPLPQPDLGDLEPGDEVSVEEVPHQWTTHDNSLARQLALQAMYEIDSTGHPTGDVIDHLISAYDSPLPADVVRLMRVLVTGVFKHRVRIDAAIQPFAPEFPVKHLAVVDRNILRLAIFEFVIAQLVPMGVAIDEAVSLAKAFGSDSSPRFVNGVLGNLMEDSALVARMRAEIDPASSVIDGA, from the coding sequence ATGCCGCTGCCGCAGCCTGACCTCGGCGATCTTGAACCCGGAGACGAAGTCAGCGTCGAAGAAGTCCCCCATCAGTGGACGACCCACGACAATAGTCTGGCCCGTCAGCTTGCCTTGCAGGCTATGTACGAGATCGACAGCACCGGTCATCCCACCGGTGACGTGATCGATCACCTGATTTCCGCATACGACTCGCCGCTGCCGGCCGATGTCGTGCGCCTGATGCGTGTCCTGGTCACCGGTGTCTTCAAGCATCGCGTCCGCATCGACGCCGCGATCCAGCCGTTTGCGCCGGAGTTTCCGGTCAAGCATCTGGCGGTGGTCGACCGCAACATCCTGCGCCTCGCCATCTTCGAGTTCGTCATCGCGCAGCTTGTGCCGATGGGCGTGGCGATTGACGAGGCCGTCAGTCTCGCCAAGGCGTTCGGATCGGATTCGTCGCCGCGGTTTGTCAACGGCGTGCTTGGAAACTTGATGGAAGACTCGGCGCTGGTTGCCCGCATGCGAGCGGAGATCGACCCGGCGTCGAGCGTAATCGACGGGGCCTAG
- a CDS encoding SH3 domain-containing protein produces the protein MTQRPKARVFALLTVLLSAILLSVTGPAFAQADPLVNPNVVISFPPPVYVVRGQFEVRGTVNLPNLANYFLEFRQLDPETLLPATEDDPFLPASLPTTGIVIEDVLATWDTTVLEDGLYQLRLTANVSRQGPTHFIVAPLRVENFPPPFVVIDEGQPPAEPTSSGGGPIIIRPGLTPTQGGIVITRPTLAATPTSISNDPIVTANVDANVRSGDSTAYPVVGSLPVGFQAAILGISTSGSGWYYIELDNGRRGFISPTIVTVAGNLANIPRIDPPPVPATPTPTPRPAAGDIIANGLGTVPSEPRCAETFQVQVNVTNIGSATPTSGGILQVNAVHVATGQVTGSTQGPFPPLSPGQNFVVVAPLTLSQFGGEDYRFVAIVDVNGQIAEENENNNTFTSSIIRLRRAGCP, from the coding sequence ATGACTCAACGCCCTAAGGCCCGGGTTTTCGCATTGCTGACTGTGCTGCTGAGCGCGATCCTGCTCAGCGTAACGGGGCCTGCGTTCGCCCAAGCCGATCCACTCGTCAACCCGAACGTCGTTATCTCGTTCCCTCCGCCGGTGTATGTGGTGCGTGGGCAGTTCGAGGTGCGTGGCACGGTCAATCTGCCTAATCTCGCCAACTATTTCCTTGAGTTCCGCCAGCTTGATCCTGAAACGCTGTTGCCCGCAACCGAGGACGACCCGTTCCTTCCGGCCAGCCTGCCGACGACCGGCATCGTCATTGAAGACGTGCTGGCCACGTGGGACACGACCGTGCTTGAGGACGGCTTGTATCAGCTTCGCTTGACGGCGAACGTTAGCCGGCAAGGGCCGACGCATTTCATCGTGGCGCCGCTGCGCGTTGAGAACTTCCCGCCGCCGTTCGTGGTGATCGATGAGGGTCAACCCCCTGCCGAACCGACCTCCAGCGGTGGCGGACCGATCATCATTCGGCCCGGATTGACCCCGACGCAAGGCGGCATCGTGATTACGCGTCCGACGCTGGCCGCGACGCCGACCTCGATCAGCAACGATCCGATTGTAACGGCCAACGTCGACGCCAACGTGCGCTCAGGTGATTCGACAGCCTATCCGGTGGTCGGCTCGCTGCCGGTCGGCTTCCAAGCCGCGATCCTAGGCATCAGCACGTCCGGCTCGGGCTGGTACTACATCGAACTCGATAACGGACGGCGCGGGTTCATATCGCCAACCATTGTGACCGTTGCCGGCAACCTCGCCAACATCCCGCGTATCGATCCGCCGCCGGTTCCGGCCACGCCGACCCCGACCCCACGCCCTGCTGCTGGTGACATTATCGCCAATGGACTCGGCACCGTGCCGTCCGAGCCCCGCTGCGCGGAGACGTTCCAAGTTCAGGTCAACGTCACCAACATCGGCTCGGCGACGCCAACTTCCGGCGGTATCTTGCAGGTCAACGCGGTGCATGTAGCAACGGGTCAGGTGACCGGCTCAACGCAAGGGCCGTTCCCGCCGTTGTCGCCCGGGCAGAATTTCGTGGTGGTGGCCCCGCTGACGCTGTCGCAATTCGGCGGCGAAGACTATCGCTTCGTTGCCATCGTGGACGTGAATGGTCAGATCGCAGAAGAGAACGAGAACAACAACACGTTCACGTCGTCCATCATCCGTTTGCGGCGCGCGGGCTGCCCATAG
- the maf gene encoding septum formation protein Maf — MPLILASSSPRRRDLIASLGIPFTVARPDINEDIRSDESPIAYVERLSREKACAVAAGLSESDVVLAADTIVLAADTVGVAGDGALLGKPADAAEARAMLRRLREHPHTVHTAFALMRGGTSVPLHAERVETRVTMRPYSDAEIDAYIATGDPFDKAGSYAIQHNGFSPVARIDGCYTNVVGLPLCAVKRALAQAGFAVDAPRDCDCAVFALP; from the coding sequence ATGCCGCTGATCCTCGCATCAAGTTCTCCCCGGCGGCGCGACCTGATCGCGTCGCTGGGGATTCCATTCACCGTCGCCCGGCCGGATATCAACGAAGACATCCGGTCGGATGAGTCCCCGATCGCGTACGTTGAACGGCTCAGCCGCGAGAAGGCTTGCGCGGTGGCCGCGGGACTCAGCGAGTCGGATGTGGTGCTGGCTGCCGATACGATCGTGCTGGCAGCGGATACCGTAGGGGTTGCCGGTGATGGCGCGCTGCTCGGCAAACCCGCCGACGCCGCCGAAGCCCGCGCGATGCTCCGCCGCTTGCGTGAGCATCCTCACACCGTGCATACGGCCTTCGCGCTGATGCGCGGCGGCACGTCTGTCCCGCTTCACGCGGAACGCGTCGAGACGCGCGTGACAATGCGGCCGTACTCCGATGCCGAGATCGACGCCTACATCGCCACGGGCGACCCGTTCGACAAGGCTGGCAGCTACGCGATCCAACACAACGGGTTCAGCCCGGTCGCGCGCATCGATGGGTGCTATACCAATGTCGTCGGGCTTCCGCTGTGCGCGGTCAAGCGCGCATTGGCGCAGGCTGGCTTCGCGGTCGACGCGCCGCGGGACTGCGACTGCGCCGTGTTTGCCCTGCCGTGA